From one Bacteroides intestinalis DSM 17393 genomic stretch:
- a CDS encoding cellulase family glycosylhydrolase: protein MRKIIYLLTLLLGVSLAACSDETIPEQPEKQEPEQPVEPNPDPEPEPPAEAKLPVLNVAGRYLKNEKGEIVNLHGFTQTYSPFFNNNAWGNYDVQACLRYNKSMVDGIVAAGWKFNFVRMHLDPYWSDDPSMQSVRYEGHERFSETRFRKYLEELFVPIAEYFISKGMYVVMRPPGVCPADAPYQGIEIGDSYQQFLLKVWDIVSQHPKLKNNMDVMFELANEPVRIKGTDGTYGSSGDGHFKNLQLYFQAIVDKIRANCRNIVWVPGLSYQSSYAGYAIHRIEGENIGFAVHCYPGWYGSDAEEDSGEGIGSSTGGGYEAFQRGWDAQVGPVAAFAPIMVTEIDWAPKKYDATWGKSITGTAGGEGFGANFKYIADNSGNVSWLFFTTRSHELAAFKDVPGEPGNYTFLNDPEACPWAMYHWFKEYAEGIVVNGELEKLELMGQEGELRLQMGGTNYLKVKAVYSDGTVRMVTAEATVNSSDTNVLKVEQAAKLVAVAPGEATVTVTYQSAAGVSKQLTLLVTVISPFSLTADVFNPSIWEKGTFDENTRLLVTGQYGFGGWQYDNGLDLSGYKTVTVELGNDNESSVSFRLFDKNNYWSEPAVYDFGSSRKIVVELDNMKDKNGGKIDPSHLYIAGFWSTGGKPIVIANVSLAN from the coding sequence ATGAGAAAAATAATTTATTTATTGACATTGCTCTTAGGAGTGTCTTTAGCGGCTTGCTCGGACGAGACTATTCCTGAGCAGCCGGAAAAGCAGGAACCGGAACAACCTGTCGAACCGAATCCGGACCCGGAACCCGAGCCTCCTGCTGAAGCCAAGTTGCCAGTCCTGAATGTAGCCGGGCGCTACCTTAAAAATGAAAAGGGAGAGATAGTCAATCTGCATGGTTTTACGCAGACTTACAGCCCTTTCTTTAATAACAATGCCTGGGGTAACTATGACGTGCAGGCATGCCTCAGGTATAATAAGAGTATGGTAGACGGAATTGTGGCTGCCGGATGGAAGTTCAATTTCGTGCGTATGCACCTCGACCCGTATTGGAGTGATGACCCCTCCATGCAGTCCGTGAGATATGAAGGACATGAACGGTTCTCCGAAACTCGCTTTCGGAAGTATCTTGAAGAGTTGTTTGTGCCGATAGCAGAATACTTTATTTCCAAAGGAATGTATGTGGTGATGCGTCCGCCCGGAGTCTGTCCCGCTGATGCTCCCTATCAAGGTATAGAAATAGGAGACAGTTATCAGCAGTTTTTGCTTAAAGTGTGGGATATTGTTTCGCAACATCCTAAGCTGAAAAATAATATGGATGTCATGTTCGAGCTTGCCAATGAACCTGTCAGAATAAAAGGTACTGACGGAACATACGGCAGTAGCGGTGACGGTCATTTCAAGAATCTCCAACTCTACTTTCAAGCTATAGTAGACAAAATACGTGCCAACTGCCGCAACATTGTTTGGGTGCCGGGATTGTCTTATCAGTCATCTTACGCCGGATATGCCATTCACCGTATCGAAGGGGAGAACATAGGCTTTGCCGTTCACTGTTATCCCGGTTGGTATGGTAGCGATGCCGAGGAAGACAGTGGTGAAGGAATCGGCTCTTCCACAGGAGGAGGTTATGAAGCTTTTCAGCGGGGGTGGGATGCGCAAGTAGGCCCTGTGGCAGCTTTCGCTCCTATCATGGTGACTGAAATAGACTGGGCTCCGAAGAAATATGATGCCACTTGGGGGAAAAGTATTACAGGAACGGCAGGTGGTGAAGGTTTTGGTGCCAACTTCAAATATATAGCTGATAATTCAGGCAATGTTTCCTGGTTATTCTTTACAACGAGGTCACACGAACTGGCGGCGTTTAAAGATGTGCCGGGGGAACCGGGCAATTACACTTTCCTCAATGATCCCGAGGCCTGTCCGTGGGCGATGTACCATTGGTTCAAAGAATATGCTGAAGGGATAGTAGTAAATGGGGAACTGGAAAAACTGGAGTTGATGGGACAAGAGGGAGAACTTCGTCTGCAAATGGGTGGTACGAATTATCTCAAAGTGAAAGCTGTTTATTCTGATGGAACGGTACGGATGGTGACTGCGGAAGCGACTGTCAACAGCTCGGATACAAACGTGCTGAAAGTAGAACAGGCAGCCAAATTAGTAGCTGTGGCACCCGGTGAAGCTACGGTAACCGTTACGTATCAATCGGCTGCCGGAGTCAGTAAGCAACTGACTTTACTGGTTACGGTAATTTCTCCTTTCTCACTGACGGCAGATGTCTTCAATCCTTCTATATGGGAGAAAGGCACATTCGACGAGAACACCCGCTTACTGGTGACGGGGCAGTATGGTTTCGGAGGGTGGCAATATGACAATGGACTTGATTTGTCGGGATATAAGACTGTGACCGTAGAACTGGGTAACGATAATGAAAGTAGTGTTTCGTTCCGTCTGTTTGATAAAAACAATTATTGGAGTGAGCCTGCTGTGTATGATTTCGGATCTTCACGTAAGATTGTAGTGGAGTTGGATAATATGAAAGATAAGAACGGAGGAAAAATTGATCCTTCGCATCTTTATATTGCAGGTTTTTGGTCAACAGGTGGAAAACCTATTGTGATAGCTAATGTCTCCTTAGCAAATTAA
- a CDS encoding alpha/beta hydrolase, with protein sequence MKKIIVWLAVMMYTLSGYAQNAPWNFQSKVVTDTLFSKVLNSKRAYTVFLPKSFEQNKEKKYPVLYLLHGMWETNPVWAERGHVKDVMDRLVASGEACEMIIVTPNAGGNIHLEWNGYFDMPGWKYETFFYTEFLPYIEKKYRVIGDRQHRAIAGLSMGGGGATNYGQRHSDMFCAVYAMSALMSIPEQGAVPADDPNSKIAILTRSVIENSCVKYVMEADEDRKADLRSVAWFVDCGDDDFLLDRNIEFYQAMRNAGVPCQFRVRDGGHDWEYWHSALYQCLPFVTRIFGKE encoded by the coding sequence ATGAAGAAGATAATTGTATGGTTGGCTGTAATGATGTATACACTGTCCGGTTATGCACAAAATGCACCTTGGAATTTTCAGAGTAAAGTAGTTACGGACACTCTTTTTAGTAAAGTACTGAATTCAAAGCGTGCCTATACTGTTTTTTTGCCAAAGAGTTTTGAACAGAATAAAGAGAAAAAATATCCGGTCCTGTATCTTTTGCATGGTATGTGGGAAACCAATCCTGTCTGGGCCGAACGGGGGCATGTAAAAGATGTGATGGATCGGCTTGTAGCCAGTGGGGAAGCGTGCGAAATGATTATTGTTACTCCGAATGCCGGTGGAAATATCCATTTGGAGTGGAACGGATATTTTGATATGCCGGGTTGGAAATATGAGACTTTCTTTTATACGGAATTCTTGCCTTATATAGAGAAAAAATACAGGGTGATAGGCGATAGACAGCATCGTGCCATTGCCGGATTGTCGATGGGTGGTGGCGGAGCTACTAATTATGGTCAGCGCCATAGTGATATGTTCTGTGCAGTCTATGCGATGAGTGCCCTGATGTCTATTCCTGAACAGGGAGCGGTACCTGCTGATGATCCGAATTCGAAAATTGCGATACTTACCCGTAGTGTTATAGAAAATAGCTGTGTGAAATATGTGATGGAGGCTGACGAGGATCGCAAGGCTGATTTGCGTAGTGTTGCCTGGTTTGTAGATTGTGGGGATGATGATTTCCTGCTTGATCGTAATATAGAGTTCTATCAGGCTATGCGTAACGCCGGTGTACCTTGCCAGTTCAGGGTGCGCGATGGAGGACATGATTGGGAATATTGGCACTCGGCTCTTTATCAGTGTTTGCCTTTCGTAACCCGGATATTTGGTAAGGAATAA